From Vairimorpha necatrix chromosome 9, complete sequence, one genomic window encodes:
- a CDS encoding putative sodium-coupled neutral amino acid transporter, protein MKKGLTSFGGAMTIISTMLGAGINFMPAAFRSLGYLYSIYSMMFIVFLTALTLFTIGYSAHLNKRTSKTYSSIGYDFHKYVGYSVDLTIFFSQFFVGIFFHKYMVNLLILFLFGINETDKNYQTYKNGALLSTGTILYGLSLLKDLSSLKFTSYLSVFSVIYVTILMIFFNFYFGDTIRQGDFLSKNTEFSFGLKYIILGMSCQVNMVSVYSELISKSAKGLVFISMFSSIMGGMIYGLVGLCGYRILGMSIGTDDIIKMFCSESSPINQALKDKNFILKFAPKIAIIGAIIVLLGSFPLQLNPASTILLKIIGRKDEKSRIILITGLFISMLIINIIDVKLNTIMLFLGGILSNSISFFFPSLYYILSVRKVNALSILSGLTILFSLFAGAFILFY, encoded by the coding sequence atgaaaaaaggATTAACTAGTTTTGGCGGTGCCATGACTATAATTTCTACTATGCTTGGAGCAGGCATAAATTTTATGCCTGCTGCATTTAGAAGTTTGGGGTATCTTTACAGTATTTACAGCATGATGTTCATTGTGTTTCTTACTGCTCTTACTTTATTCACTATTGGCTACTCTGCTCATTTAAACAAGCGTACTAGTAAAACTTATTCTTCTATTGGTTATGATTTCCATAAATATGTCGGATATTCTGTAGACTTGACAATATTCTTCTCTCAATTCTTCGTtggtatattttttcataagtATATGGTAAATTTACTAATTCTCTTTTTATTCGGTATAAATGAAACggataaaaattatcaaacttataaaaatggtGCATTATTATCTACTGGTACAATATTATACGGTTTATCTTTACTAAAAGATCTTAGTTCTCTAAAATTTACTTCTTATCTTTCAGTTTTTTCCGTTATTTATGTTACTATTCtaatgatatttttcaatttttattttggtGACACAATTCGACAAGGAGActttttatctaaaaatacTGAATTTAGTTTTGgtcttaaatatattattctTGGAATGTCTTGTCAAGTAAATATGGTCTCAGTTTACAGTGAATTAATTAGTAAATCTGCTAAAGGATTAGTTTTCATTTCTATGTTTAGTAGTATAATGGGTGGTATGATTTATGGATTAGTAGGTTTATGTGGTTACAGAATATTAGGAATGAGTATAGGTACAGatgatattataaaaatgttctGTTCTGAATCATCTCCTATAAATCAAGCtctaaaagataaaaatttcatctTGAAATTTGCACCCAAGATAGCCATAATTGGTGCTATTATTGTTCTCTTAGGATCATTTCCTTTACAATTAAATCCTGCCTCTACTATCTTATTAAAGATAATAGGTAGAAAAGATGAAAAATCAAGAATTATTCTAATTACTGGATTATTTATAAGCATgttgattataaatataattgatgTGAAACTGAATACTataatgttatttttagGAGGAATATTAAGTAAttctatttcttttttctttccttctttatattatattttatctgtTAGGAAAGTTAATGCATTGTCAATCCTTTCTGGATTGACAATCCTCTTTAGTTTGTTTGCTGGTGcgtttattcttttttactaa
- a CDS encoding proteasome subunit PSB7 (PSB7): MKNFVIGSGVISLRYKNGVITCTDTQASYGNLCKFNDVRRIFRLSSNTLISLSGEISDIQFLMNELNKLNESDPVKMSSRGYLNLVQGILYNKRSRVEPLNVSVSIVGVNDDDFLVSCVNHLGNFYEDNIVCTGLSNMIALPFLRTCNVLDLERDEAISLVEKAMTVMCYRSCRSSNRIQIGVVEKGLVDISDPYVLNTDWQVGHNEEEIVL; encoded by the coding sequence ATGAAGAATTTTGTAATAGGATCAGGTGTCATTTCTcttagatataaaaatggtGTTATTACTTGTACAGACACACAAGCCTCATATGGGAATTTATGTAAGTTCAATGATGTCCGTCGTATTTTCAGACTTTCTTCTAATActcttatttctttatctGGTGAAATTAGTGATATCCAATTCCTAATGAATGAGCTTAACAAGCTCAATGAATCTGATCCCGTCAAGATGTCATCAAGAGGATATTTGAATTTAGTACAAGGAATTCtttacaataaaagaaGTCGTGTTGAGCCTTTAAATGTGTCTGTTAGTATAGTTGGTGTAAATGatgatgattttttagtGAGTTGTGTTAATCATCTtggaaatttttatgaagaTAATATTGTTTGTACTGGGTTATCAAATATGATTGCTCTTCCTTTTCTAAGAACTTGTAATGTTTTAGATTTAGAAAGAGATGAAGCAATAAGTCTTGTTGAGAAGGCCATGACTGTTATGTGTTATAGAAGTTGTAGAAGTAGTAATAGAATACAAATAGGAGTAGTAGAGAAAGGGCTTGTTGATATTAGTGATCCTTATGTTTTGAATACAGATTGGCAAGTAGGACACaatgaagaagaaatagttttataa